A single window of Paracoccus albus DNA harbors:
- a CDS encoding ATP-dependent DNA helicase yields the protein MSLPAFSPDQAEAWDTLSEALESAGVDLTAEQVIPPQPGKGRVMAVIGKAGSGKTMILAALTAALREAGVDVISGDYEGKKRKDRRTVAVLAPTNKAAFVLRMRGVPATTIHRILYTPVYDPEYEKIADWLTGSGDRPAIEGLGDAALDRAKQFYDLHASIPGALAAAGLRGSDFIKGWKRREDGLDIGLIDESSMLDERQFEDLREIFPVLILFGDPAQLAPVGQSGEMVFDRLAAPQKLTLSRIHRQAGDSPILDLAHALSDEHLDFAGFENMVRDAAASDNRVVWAERVESDLMARSPVLVWRNATRIRLITAFRAAHGAPGDQLLAGEPLICDGLELPLKHRNKRIDLEARGLIKGAQVIYLGAGKKPGFSRLHVIGAEDPRLSAASIVKIETPDEAEPFIPFAARMGASFLHGAAVTIHKAQGSQWPDVQVFAPDISAAAWSGRNEAGIPLWKRLTYVAITRAQERLHWVTRARLARPSGPLSINDLPVAATSLELVAPETAAS from the coding sequence ATGAGCTTGCCCGCATTTTCCCCCGATCAGGCCGAGGCCTGGGATACCCTGTCAGAAGCACTGGAAAGTGCGGGCGTTGATCTGACCGCCGAACAGGTCATCCCGCCGCAGCCGGGCAAGGGCAGGGTGATGGCGGTCATCGGAAAGGCAGGTTCCGGCAAGACCATGATCCTTGCCGCCCTGACGGCCGCGCTGCGCGAGGCTGGCGTTGACGTTATCAGCGGTGACTACGAAGGCAAAAAACGCAAGGATCGCAGAACGGTTGCGGTGCTGGCGCCGACCAATAAGGCGGCTTTCGTGCTGAGAATGCGCGGTGTTCCAGCAACCACCATTCATCGCATTCTCTACACACCTGTTTATGATCCGGAATACGAAAAGATTGCCGACTGGCTGACCGGCTCTGGCGACCGGCCAGCTATCGAAGGTCTGGGTGACGCCGCGCTTGACCGTGCCAAGCAGTTCTACGATCTCCACGCTTCGATCCCCGGCGCGCTTGCTGCGGCTGGGCTGAGGGGGTCTGACTTCATCAAGGGCTGGAAACGGCGAGAGGATGGTCTGGACATCGGGCTGATAGACGAATCCTCGATGCTGGATGAGCGGCAGTTCGAAGACCTGCGCGAGATTTTTCCGGTGCTGATCCTGTTTGGCGATCCGGCACAGTTGGCGCCCGTCGGCCAATCCGGCGAAATGGTATTCGATAGGCTGGCCGCGCCGCAAAAGCTGACGCTCAGCCGCATACACCGTCAGGCGGGTGACAGTCCGATCCTTGATCTCGCCCATGCGCTGTCGGACGAACATCTGGATTTTGCCGGTTTCGAAAACATGGTTCGCGATGCCGCTGCCTCTGACAATCGGGTGGTCTGGGCAGAGCGCGTGGAATCCGACCTGATGGCACGCAGCCCTGTTCTGGTCTGGCGCAATGCCACGCGCATCCGGCTGATCACGGCCTTTCGTGCCGCGCATGGTGCACCGGGCGACCAGTTGCTGGCAGGAGAGCCGCTGATCTGCGACGGCCTTGAACTGCCCCTGAAGCACCGCAACAAGCGTATTGATCTGGAGGCGCGTGGGCTGATCAAGGGCGCACAGGTTATCTATCTTGGGGCTGGCAAGAAGCCCGGCTTTTCGCGGTTGCACGTGATCGGGGCTGAGGATCCGCGCCTTTCGGCAGCCTCAATCGTGAAGATCGAAACGCCGGATGAGGCAGAGCCGTTTATTCCGTTTGCCGCAAGAATGGGGGCAAGCTTTCTGCATGGTGCGGCTGTCACCATCCACAAGGCGCAAGGCTCGCAATGGCCCGATGTGCAGGTCTTCGCGCCAGATATTTCCGCCGCCGCGTGGTCTGGCCGGAACGAGGCGGGGATCCCCCTGTGGAAGCGATTGACCTATGTGGCAATCACCCGCGCCCAGGAGCGGCTGCATTGGGTGACACGGGCAAGGCTGGCGCGGCCTTCTGGTCCGCTGAGCATCAATGACCTTCCGGTTGCCGCGACCTCGCTGGAACTGGTCGCGCCGGAAACGGCAGCAAGTTGA
- a CDS encoding EcsC family protein, with amino-acid sequence MAERNQIVLPPITDESVLKEIDRLARRYVDARGLGMDILDRVGGGGEQLIQRLPDFMRKRIDGAVASALNRTFSVASASRGVLRDRGDWFNRLGTTAAGAIGGAAGIAGAMVELPVTVTILLRAILEIADEHGLDTHSDEIRAEALRIFATGGPLDEDDGTDTALLAARLAISGRTLQSLVTRFAPQIATRLLTKVGAQAVPVLGAVAGAGINYTFARYYQELARVQFGLLRLANETGIPRAALVERLEMRIKSLESGVPQAKRAS; translated from the coding sequence ATGGCTGAACGCAATCAGATTGTCCTGCCACCGATCACGGATGAATCGGTGCTGAAAGAAATCGACCGTCTGGCACGGCGCTATGTCGATGCAAGAGGACTGGGGATGGACATCCTCGACCGTGTCGGCGGCGGTGGAGAGCAACTTATCCAGCGTTTACCTGATTTCATGCGCAAACGCATCGACGGTGCCGTTGCCTCGGCGCTCAATCGCACGTTCAGCGTTGCATCGGCATCGCGCGGCGTTCTGCGCGACCGGGGCGACTGGTTCAACCGGCTGGGCACGACGGCCGCCGGCGCCATTGGTGGTGCTGCCGGTATTGCCGGCGCCATGGTCGAGCTGCCTGTGACCGTGACCATTCTTCTGCGCGCGATCCTTGAAATCGCCGATGAGCATGGCCTCGACACGCACAGCGATGAAATCCGGGCCGAAGCGCTGCGGATTTTCGCGACTGGCGGTCCGCTGGATGAGGATGACGGGACTGATACCGCCCTGCTGGCGGCTCGCCTTGCGATAAGCGGGCGGACCCTGCAATCGCTGGTCACCCGGTTCGCACCACAAATCGCCACGCGACTGCTGACCAAAGTGGGCGCACAGGCTGTACCGGTTCTGGGCGCCGTTGCCGGTGCAGGCATTAACTACACCTTCGCGCGCTACTATCAGGAGCTTGCCCGCGTGCAATTCGGGCTGCTTCGCCTTGCAAATGAGACCGGAATCCCTCGCGCCGCGCTTGTCGAGCGGTTGGAGATGCGGATCAAATCTCTGGAAAGTGGCGTCCCGCAAGCCAAGCGCGCTTCCTGA
- a CDS encoding GNAT family N-acetyltransferase translates to MELCQERPEDWHEVETLMDLCFAPGRTALSSYRLRDGVDPVRALCLLLRADDTVRAAIRYWPVRVAGRKVLLLGPIAVHPTAQGEGLGAWLMQESLGKARDHGWQRVMLVGDAPYYSRFGFKKLEEVEMPPPTNPDRVLGLELQPGAWVDIRGLVLRENDPDVPHRDDEPLQTGNCRDVEPRKDAPHG, encoded by the coding sequence GTGGAACTTTGCCAGGAAAGGCCGGAAGATTGGCACGAGGTCGAGACGCTGATGGATCTGTGTTTCGCGCCGGGACGGACGGCTTTGTCATCCTATCGCCTGCGCGACGGGGTGGATCCTGTGCGCGCGCTTTGCCTGCTGCTGCGTGCCGACGACACCGTCAGGGCCGCTATTCGCTATTGGCCGGTTCGTGTCGCCGGACGAAAGGTCCTTTTGCTTGGGCCAATCGCGGTACACCCGACCGCACAGGGCGAGGGCCTTGGCGCCTGGCTGATGCAGGAAAGCCTTGGCAAGGCGCGCGATCATGGCTGGCAACGGGTCATGCTTGTCGGTGACGCGCCTTATTATTCGCGGTTCGGTTTCAAAAAGCTGGAAGAGGTCGAGATGCCCCCGCCGACCAACCCGGACAGGGTTCTCGGGCTGGAACTACAACCCGGCGCATGGGTTGATATACGGGGCCTGGTTCTGCGCGAAAATGACCCAGACGTCCCGCATCGTGATGATGAGCCCCTGCAGACCGGCAATTGCCGGGACGTAGAGCCGCGAAAGGACGCGCCGCATGGCTGA
- a CDS encoding flavin reductase family protein yields MFYRPEAGHGLPHNPFNAIIAPRPIGWISTRGKDGDNLAPYSFFNAVAYFPPQVMFASTTAKEDRPGMKDTLAHIAETGSFCVNIASGALIDQMNASSAGLAAGVSEFDACGIEAAECETIDAPRVARAPAAMECRSTKIQRLPGEANWLVIGTVTGVHLRDDCVKDGRFDLQQDGWLARMGYRDYAKVQDIFELERPE; encoded by the coding sequence ATGTTCTACCGACCAGAGGCCGGCCACGGCCTGCCCCACAACCCCTTCAACGCCATCATCGCACCGCGGCCAATCGGCTGGATATCCACGCGTGGCAAGGATGGCGACAACCTTGCACCCTACAGCTTCTTCAATGCGGTCGCCTATTTTCCGCCACAGGTCATGTTCGCCTCGACCACGGCGAAGGAGGACAGGCCGGGGATGAAGGATACGCTGGCCCATATTGCCGAGACCGGAAGCTTTTGCGTGAATATCGCCTCGGGGGCGCTGATTGACCAGATGAATGCCTCAAGCGCCGGTCTGGCAGCCGGGGTAAGCGAGTTCGACGCCTGTGGTATCGAGGCGGCGGAATGCGAAACGATTGATGCGCCGCGCGTCGCGCGCGCCCCCGCCGCGATGGAGTGCCGGTCGACGAAGATCCAACGCCTGCCGGGAGAGGCGAACTGGCTGGTCATCGGTACCGTTACGGGCGTTCACCTTCGTGACGACTGCGTGAAAGACGGGCGGTTCGATCTGCAACAGGACGGCTGGTTGGCCCGGATGGGCTATCGCGACTATGCGAAGGTGCAGGACATATTCGAACTGGAGCGGCCGGAATGA
- a CDS encoding adenine phosphoribosyltransferase has product MTQKTVKDYIRSIYDFPHEGIIFRDVTTLFADARGFRMAVDQILHFYAGQKIDKVVGLEARGFILGGAVAHQLSTGFVPIRKKGKLPGTVISEAYELEYGEAVMELHDDALKEGERVLIVDDLLATGGTAEAGIKLCKRLGADVIGCAFVIDLPDLGGRDRLQKLGMPVHVLCAFEGA; this is encoded by the coding sequence ATGACGCAAAAGACGGTCAAAGACTATATCCGCAGCATTTATGATTTCCCGCATGAGGGGATCATCTTTCGGGATGTCACGACGCTGTTTGCCGATGCGCGGGGATTCAGGATGGCAGTCGACCAGATCCTGCATTTTTATGCCGGTCAGAAAATAGACAAGGTGGTCGGGCTGGAGGCGCGCGGCTTCATCCTTGGCGGTGCGGTCGCGCATCAGCTGTCGACGGGTTTCGTGCCGATCCGCAAAAAGGGCAAGCTGCCGGGCACTGTCATCTCGGAGGCCTATGAACTGGAATATGGCGAAGCGGTGATGGAATTGCACGACGACGCGCTGAAAGAAGGCGAGCGGGTTTTGATCGTCGACGACCTTCTGGCGACCGGAGGAACGGCAGAGGCCGGCATCAAGCTTTGCAAGCGTCTGGGTGCTGACGTTATCGGCTGTGCCTTCGTCATCGATCTGCCAGATCTGGGCGGGCGTGACCGGTTGCAGAAGCTCGGTATGCCTGTTCATGTTCTTTGCGCGTTCGAGGGCGCGTGA
- a CDS encoding DMT family transporter, producing MFFARSRARDVTPADRPAAVDKANILGSVWMVAAMAAFAVEDVFIKAAARSLPIAEVMVLFGLGGAVLFAGFALICGERLISAAVWSPVMRLRMLFEIFGRLFYTLAIALTPLSSATVILQATPIVVVAGAAAVFGEKVGIRRWIAILIGLAGVVVIIGPGTDSFSLLSILAVVGMLGFAGRDLASRAAPAGVSTAILGFYGFLAIIVAGAAYSFWEGAAFLWPDGVSVLNLSGAVFAGIAAYACLMKAMRTGEVSAVTPFRYSRLLFGVAFGVLLFDETLSPQMVLGSALIVCSGLFILWRGRRVQK from the coding sequence ATGTTCTTTGCGCGTTCGAGGGCGCGTGACGTGACCCCGGCGGACAGGCCGGCAGCGGTTGATAAGGCCAATATCCTTGGCAGTGTCTGGATGGTCGCCGCTATGGCGGCCTTCGCGGTTGAAGATGTGTTCATCAAGGCAGCCGCGCGATCTTTGCCCATTGCCGAAGTTATGGTCCTGTTCGGATTGGGCGGTGCGGTGCTGTTTGCAGGCTTTGCCCTCATTTGTGGAGAGCGGCTGATCTCCGCAGCGGTCTGGTCGCCTGTCATGCGCCTGCGGATGCTCTTCGAGATATTCGGAAGGCTATTTTACACGCTCGCCATAGCGCTTACGCCGCTATCCTCGGCGACGGTGATCCTGCAGGCAACGCCTATCGTTGTGGTCGCAGGCGCCGCTGCGGTATTTGGCGAAAAGGTCGGCATCAGGCGTTGGATTGCCATTCTGATCGGCCTTGCAGGCGTTGTCGTCATCATCGGGCCCGGCACGGACAGCTTCAGCCTGCTTTCCATTCTGGCCGTTGTCGGAATGCTGGGTTTTGCTGGCCGCGACCTCGCAAGCCGCGCCGCGCCAGCAGGAGTGAGTACCGCAATCTTGGGCTTTTACGGCTTTTTAGCGATTATCGTGGCCGGTGCAGCCTACTCGTTTTGGGAAGGCGCTGCTTTCCTCTGGCCCGATGGTGTCAGTGTGCTGAACCTTTCCGGGGCGGTATTCGCTGGAATTGCTGCCTATGCCTGCCTGATGAAGGCCATGCGCACTGGCGAAGTCTCTGCCGTTACGCCGTTCCGATACTCGCGGCTGTTATTTGGCGTCGCCTTTGGCGTGCTGCTGTTCGACGAAACGCTCAGCCCGCAGATGGTTCTGGGCTCTGCCCTCATCGTTTGTTCAGGGTTGTTTATCCTTTGGCGGGGACGGCGGGTTCAGAAGTAA
- a CDS encoding prolyl oligopeptidase family serine peptidase produces MRSLFLSSVGAAFILSTAVLSAQEAVGDGRSSGPAVNSTVFYTQDIAAVTSMTEVFGDGQRLTAVAVEYTAEIANDTLSSEQFSVSDRNILRVYANEQAAMSNEGSDGRFVILELDPEDESAVTFAAGVDEPAQAVVAQTGQVATVTGDMIPATETAIINTRQVNLIVDDFRQFRFTDPETGLILNYNLFIPNEYDADQEYPLVLFMHDAGVTGTNPLRTLEQGLGAVSFASPRDQRKHPSFVLAPQYPVSLANDASQTSVYADMTVRLIEALQQEYSVDPNRLYTTGQSGGCMTSIALNIKYPDLFAASLLVAGQWDVSQVAPLAQDRVFAIVSQDDKKAYPGMSAIMDTLEGQGATVTRAVWNGRSTPEEFTQSLEDLRAESRDSNIYFVAFEEGTVIPEGESAEGAAGHVNTWPIAYDIPGVRDWLFEQSK; encoded by the coding sequence ATGCGATCCTTGTTTTTATCATCTGTTGGTGCGGCGTTTATTCTATCGACCGCTGTTCTGTCGGCTCAGGAAGCGGTTGGCGACGGCCGCTCATCAGGTCCGGCAGTTAACTCAACGGTGTTTTACACGCAGGACATCGCGGCCGTGACCTCCATGACAGAGGTGTTCGGCGATGGTCAGCGACTGACCGCAGTCGCTGTCGAATATACGGCGGAGATAGCGAACGACACGCTTTCATCAGAGCAGTTCAGCGTCAGTGATCGAAATATTCTGCGCGTCTATGCCAATGAGCAGGCCGCCATGTCAAATGAGGGCAGTGACGGAAGGTTCGTGATTCTGGAACTGGATCCGGAGGACGAAAGCGCTGTTACCTTCGCTGCTGGGGTTGATGAGCCTGCACAGGCGGTCGTCGCGCAAACCGGACAGGTTGCGACAGTCACTGGCGATATGATCCCCGCAACAGAGACCGCGATCATCAACACCCGTCAGGTCAATCTGATCGTGGATGATTTTCGTCAGTTTCGCTTTACCGACCCGGAAACAGGGCTGATCCTCAACTATAACCTGTTTATTCCGAATGAATACGACGCTGATCAGGAATACCCGTTGGTGCTGTTCATGCATGACGCCGGGGTGACCGGAACCAATCCGCTGCGCACATTGGAGCAGGGATTGGGGGCTGTCTCTTTCGCTAGTCCGAGGGATCAGCGAAAGCATCCTTCCTTCGTGCTGGCGCCGCAATACCCGGTCTCACTGGCAAATGACGCCTCGCAGACGTCTGTTTACGCAGATATGACCGTTCGTTTGATAGAAGCGTTGCAGCAGGAATATTCTGTCGACCCGAACCGGCTTTACACCACCGGCCAATCAGGCGGTTGTATGACCTCGATTGCACTGAATATTAAGTATCCTGATCTGTTTGCGGCCTCGCTGCTGGTGGCGGGGCAATGGGATGTGTCGCAGGTCGCGCCTTTGGCGCAGGACAGGGTTTTCGCGATTGTTTCTCAGGATGATAAGAAGGCGTATCCAGGTATGTCGGCTATCATGGACACGCTTGAAGGGCAGGGCGCTACCGTCACGCGGGCGGTCTGGAACGGTCGTTCGACGCCCGAAGAGTTTACCCAATCGCTGGAAGACCTTCGCGCCGAAAGCCGTGACAGCAACATCTATTTCGTCGCGTTCGAGGAAGGCACTGTGATTCCCGAAGGAGAAAGCGCTGAAGGGGCGGCGGGGCACGTCAATACCTGGCCCATCGCCTATGACATCCCCGGTGTCCGTGACTGGCTGTTCGAGCAGTCGAAATGA
- a CDS encoding MFS transporter produces MSPQASTFAPFRHTAFRALWTATLISNFGGLVQAVSAAWLMTQLTTNATLIALVQASNTLPIMLFALISGALADIFDRRQIMMAAIAFMGLMSAILAFVAWTGAITPWTLLAFTFLIGLGQALYNPPWQASMGDLVPREDLPQAVTLNSVGFNLMRSVGPAAGGLIVAAWGAAVGFMVNAFSYIPLLIAMSRWRPDYPQRTIAREPFVSAVGAGLRYVALSPNLVRVLTRSTAFGLSAAALMALLPLVAKSHPEGGSFLFGVLLGCFGAGAIIGALTNTRIRARMNNEWVVRFSTAIFAASAILVGVTDSVWAHALAMFPAGLAWVLTLSLFNVTVQLSTPRWVVARALALYQTVTFGGMAAGAWLWGAVAEASGVDEALIGAGIGLLITCLIGLALPMPDFSQSDLTPANRFREPELGLDLRGRSGPIMIMVDYHIAPKDTKEFLSLMVKRRDSRRRDGARSWVLLRDLEKPDHWTESYHIATWDDYIRHNSRRTVSDTVVTEALTQLHQDEGYPPVHRLIERHDAASHADVPLRGKIDLP; encoded by the coding sequence ATGTCACCCCAAGCTTCCACCTTCGCGCCCTTCAGGCACACCGCTTTTCGCGCCCTGTGGACAGCGACACTCATTTCGAACTTTGGTGGTCTGGTTCAGGCGGTAAGCGCCGCCTGGCTGATGACGCAGCTGACGACCAACGCGACTCTCATCGCCTTGGTGCAAGCGTCCAACACATTGCCGATCATGCTTTTTGCGCTGATCTCAGGCGCTTTGGCCGATATTTTCGACCGTCGGCAGATCATGATGGCAGCGATTGCATTCATGGGGCTTATGTCAGCGATACTGGCCTTCGTTGCCTGGACAGGGGCGATCACGCCCTGGACCCTGCTTGCTTTCACCTTTCTGATCGGCCTTGGCCAAGCCCTTTACAACCCGCCCTGGCAGGCCAGCATGGGCGATTTGGTGCCGCGTGAGGATCTGCCGCAGGCCGTGACGCTCAACTCTGTCGGGTTTAACCTGATGCGGTCGGTCGGGCCTGCGGCGGGTGGCCTGATCGTTGCGGCATGGGGTGCGGCCGTGGGCTTCATGGTCAATGCGTTCAGCTATATCCCTCTGCTGATCGCGATGAGCCGCTGGCGACCGGATTATCCGCAGCGAACCATCGCGCGTGAACCATTTGTTTCTGCCGTAGGTGCAGGACTTCGCTATGTCGCATTGTCGCCAAACCTTGTGCGCGTGCTGACCCGATCAACCGCCTTCGGCCTCTCGGCGGCCGCTTTGATGGCATTGCTGCCCTTGGTGGCGAAATCCCACCCAGAGGGCGGATCCTTTCTGTTCGGCGTGCTGCTTGGCTGCTTCGGCGCGGGCGCGATTATCGGTGCTTTGACCAACACGCGCATCCGGGCGCGGATGAACAATGAATGGGTCGTCCGGTTCAGTACGGCGATCTTCGCCGCCTCGGCAATCCTTGTCGGAGTGACAGATAGTGTGTGGGCTCATGCTCTGGCGATGTTTCCGGCCGGGCTGGCATGGGTGCTGACCCTGTCGCTCTTCAACGTCACCGTGCAATTGTCGACGCCTCGCTGGGTGGTGGCACGCGCTCTGGCGCTCTATCAGACGGTGACTTTCGGCGGCATGGCGGCTGGCGCGTGGCTTTGGGGCGCCGTGGCCGAGGCATCGGGCGTCGATGAGGCGTTGATCGGCGCGGGAATCGGGTTGCTGATCACCTGCCTGATCGGCCTCGCGCTGCCCATGCCGGATTTCAGCCAGTCGGACCTGACACCCGCCAACCGCTTCCGCGAACCGGAACTGGGGCTGGACCTGCGCGGTCGTTCCGGGCCGATCATGATTATGGTCGATTATCACATCGCGCCAAAGGACACGAAGGAGTTCCTGTCACTGATGGTCAAACGCCGCGACAGCCGGCGCCGCGACGGCGCAAGATCATGGGTGTTGCTGCGCGATCTGGAAAAGCCCGATCACTGGACGGAAAGCTATCACATCGCAACCTGGGACGATTATATCCGTCACAACAGCCGTCGGACCGTCAGCGACACGGTCGTGACCGAAGCCTTAACACAACTGCATCAGGACGAGGGTTACCCGCCCGTTCACCGCCTGATCGAGCGTCATGACGCCGCATCCCATGCAGACGTGCCCTTGCGTGGCAAGATTGATCTTCCGTGA
- a CDS encoding GlsB/YeaQ/YmgE family stress response membrane protein produces the protein MGIIVAIIVGAIAGWLAGQIVKGHGHGILVNIVVGIVGALIASFLFPAIGLAGESSNIIMQIIWATIGAVILLLLLRLINRAT, from the coding sequence ATGGGTATCATCGTAGCAATTATCGTCGGCGCCATCGCCGGCTGGCTGGCAGGACAGATCGTGAAAGGTCACGGTCATGGTATCTTGGTAAATATCGTTGTCGGCATCGTTGGCGCATTGATTGCGTCGTTCTTGTTCCCCGCAATTGGGCTCGCCGGAGAATCCAGCAACATCATCATGCAAATCATCTGGGCCACGATCGGCGCAGTCATCCTGCTGTTGTTGCTGAGGCTGATCAACCGCGCAACCTGA
- the ndhC gene encoding NADH-quinone oxidoreductase subunit A: MDYLLSEYLPILVFIAMASALALILMAAAAVVAVRNPDPEKVSAYECGFEAFDDARAKFDVRFYLVSILFIIFDLEVAFLFPWAANFYHLSELAFWGMMLFLGVLTVGFAYEWKKGALEWA; the protein is encoded by the coding sequence GTGGACTATCTGCTGTCCGAATACCTGCCGATCCTGGTGTTCATCGCCATGGCCTCGGCGCTCGCGCTGATTCTGATGGCCGCGGCCGCGGTCGTAGCGGTGCGTAACCCCGACCCTGAAAAGGTCTCGGCCTATGAATGTGGGTTTGAGGCATTCGACGATGCGCGGGCCAAGTTTGACGTCAGATTCTATCTGGTGTCGATCCTGTTCATCATTTTCGACCTTGAAGTGGCCTTCCTGTTCCCTTGGGCTGCCAACTTCTATCACCTTTCAGAGCTCGCCTTCTGGGGAATGATGCTTTTCCTTGGCGTTCTGACCGTGGGCTTTGCCTATGAATGGAAGAAGGGGGCTCTGGAATGGGCGTGA
- a CDS encoding NuoB/complex I 20 kDa subunit family protein has protein sequence MVGQNVAGPDRDAQVRELSNELQDKGFLLTTTEDIINWARNGSLHWMTFGLACCAIEMMQASMPRYDVERFGTAPRASPRQSDLMIVAGTLTNKMAPALRKVYDQMPEPRYVISMGSCANGGGYYHYSYSVVRGCDRIVPVDIYVPGCPPTAEALLYGILQLQRRIRRTGTLVR, from the coding sequence ATGGTTGGGCAGAATGTTGCGGGCCCCGACCGCGACGCGCAGGTGCGCGAGCTGTCGAATGAGTTGCAGGACAAAGGCTTTCTGCTGACCACGACCGAGGACATCATCAACTGGGCGCGCAACGGCTCGCTTCACTGGATGACCTTCGGGCTTGCCTGCTGCGCGATTGAGATGATGCAGGCTTCCATGCCGCGTTACGATGTCGAACGTTTCGGCACCGCGCCGCGCGCTTCGCCGCGCCAGTCTGACCTGATGATTGTGGCCGGGACGCTGACCAACAAGATGGCCCCTGCGCTGCGCAAGGTTTATGACCAGATGCCAGAACCCCGCTATGTCATCAGCATGGGCAGCTGCGCCAATGGCGGCGGGTATTATCACTATTCCTATTCCGTTGTGCGCGGCTGCGATCGGATCGTCCCGGTTGATATCTATGTGCCGGGTTGCCCGCCCACGGCAGAGGCGTTGCTTTATGGCATCCTGCAGTTGCAGCGGCGCATTCGGCGCACAGGCACGTTGGTGAGGTAA
- a CDS encoding NADH-quinone oxidoreductase subunit C, with protein sequence MALYPDTDALSDLADLVQVRFPDDVESATIAFEELTVTVGLSGLLRLIEFLQSDANCRFSTLIDITAVDHPERPARFDLVYQFLSMYRNQRIRLKVAVREDELVPSATGIFPGADWYEREVFDLFGIMFSGHPDLRRILTDYGFHGYPLRKDFPTTGYVEVRYDESLKRVVYEPVKLTQEYRQFDFLSPWEGAKYVLPGDEKTEG encoded by the coding sequence ATGGCCCTTTATCCTGATACCGACGCGCTGAGCGATCTTGCGGATCTGGTGCAGGTCCGTTTTCCAGATGATGTGGAATCCGCGACCATTGCCTTCGAAGAACTGACCGTCACCGTTGGTCTGTCCGGCCTGCTTCGGTTGATCGAATTCCTGCAATCCGACGCCAATTGCCGGTTCTCGACCTTGATCGACATCACCGCAGTCGATCACCCCGAGCGCCCGGCGCGTTTCGATTTGGTCTATCAGTTCCTGTCGATGTACCGGAACCAACGTATTCGTCTGAAGGTCGCTGTGCGCGAGGATGAGCTTGTGCCGTCAGCTACCGGTATATTCCCCGGTGCAGACTGGTATGAGCGCGAGGTATTCGATCTGTTCGGGATCATGTTCTCGGGCCATCCGGACCTGCGCCGGATCCTGACCGATTACGGCTTCCACGGCTATCCGCTGCGCAAGGATTTCCCGACCACCGGCTATGTCGAGGTTCGCTATGACGAGTCGCTGAAACGCGTTGTTTACGAACCCGTCAAGCTGACGCAGGAATACCGTCAGTTCGATTTCCTGTCCCCGTGGGAGGGCGCGAAATATGTGCTTCCCGGCGACGAAAAGACCGAGGGCTAA